The following are from one region of the Sphingomonas oryzagri genome:
- a CDS encoding energy transducer TonB, giving the protein MATVLALSREAPATRQWSLIETAPVHEPWTRSAYQPSGGARPVAALFSIAVVAALLAAFAAIHVHHDAVHPKRLVVVSLRSLQPPPAARPKPQPQQAKVTPPPVFAPPPIVTPPVTIPAIVTSDIKAPTPPVPTVTVAPPAPVAAPQPVVATGPVNKGDLSSKMIDAVPPTYPVESRRLHEQGIVKLMVTLNTDGRVANVEIASTSGSYRLDRAALGAVRRWRWAPSVENGTPVMVQGYVTIPFVLKA; this is encoded by the coding sequence TACGGTTCTGGCTTTGTCACGAGAGGCGCCCGCAACGCGCCAATGGTCCCTGATCGAAACCGCGCCCGTGCATGAGCCATGGACGCGTTCGGCCTACCAGCCATCCGGCGGTGCGCGCCCGGTTGCGGCGCTGTTTTCGATCGCGGTCGTCGCCGCCCTGCTGGCGGCCTTTGCCGCCATCCACGTGCATCACGACGCCGTTCATCCGAAGCGGCTGGTCGTCGTTTCGCTCCGTTCGTTGCAGCCGCCGCCGGCGGCGCGACCGAAGCCACAGCCCCAGCAGGCGAAGGTGACACCTCCGCCCGTCTTCGCGCCGCCGCCGATCGTCACTCCGCCGGTCACCATTCCCGCCATCGTCACTTCCGACATCAAGGCACCAACGCCGCCGGTGCCGACAGTCACCGTCGCACCACCCGCGCCAGTCGCTGCGCCGCAGCCGGTCGTCGCGACCGGTCCGGTCAACAAGGGCGATCTGTCGAGCAAGATGATCGACGCTGTACCTCCGACCTATCCGGTGGAGTCCCGCCGGCTCCACGAGCAGGGTATTGTGAAGCTCATGGTGACACTCAACACCGATGGCCGCGTGGCCAACGTGGAGATCGCTTCGACGAGCGGCTCCTATCGGCTCGATCGGGCTGCGCTCGGCGCCGTCCGGCGCTGGCGCTGGGCGCCGAGCGTGGAAAATGGCACGCCGGTGATGGTGCAGGGCTATGTGACGATCCCGTTCGTCCTGAAAGCCTGA